CGGCCGAGCCGCTTCCTCAACATGCTGCGGGTCGCCAAGCTGACCTCCCCGATGTCGGTCGGCACCTGGATCCTCTCGATCCACGGGCCGTTCGCCGCGCTGGCGTCGGCGGCCGAGCTGGCCGGGATGCTGCCGAGCCGGTGGCAGGGCGGACCGGTCCGCCTGCTGCTGGCCGCCGGCCGACCGGCCGGCCTGGCGGGCGCGCTCACCGCGCCCCCGGTCGCGGCGTACACCGCGGTGCTGCTGGCCGACACCGCGACGCCGGCGTGGCACGCGGCCCACGAGGACCTGCCCTTCGTCTTCTGCGGGTCGGCCGCGGCGGCGTCGGGCGGCCTGGGCCTCCTCGGGTCGCCGCTCGCCGAGGCCGGACCGGCGCGCGCCTTCGCCGTCGGCGGCGCCCTCGTCGAGCTCGCGGCCGAGCGCCGGATGGAGCGGGCGATGGGCCTGTCGGCCGAGACCCTCCACCACGGGGTCGCCGGCCGCTGGGTCCGCGCCAGCATCACCCTGACCGTCGCCGGCGCCGTCGGCGCCGTGGCGGGCCGGCGCAGCCGCGCGCTGTCGGCCGTGTCGGGGGCGGCGCTGATGGCCGGCTCGCTGTGCACGCGGATGGGGGTCTTCGAGGCGGGCATCGCCTCGGCGCGCGACCCGAAGTACACCGTCGTACCCCAGCGTGAGCGGCTCGAGCGCGGGGAACCGGTGCGGCACCACGAGTGATCCCCTGGGGGAGAGCCGAGGGGACGGGCGAAGGAGACGACATGGCACACACCCACACGGCAGGGACCGGCGTGTCGGAGCCCTCCGCGCGCACGGGCAACCGCTGGCTGCTCGTCGCCGGCGCGCTGCTGCTGCAGCTGGCCATCGGCGGCGTCTACGCCTGGTCGGTGATCGGCGGGGCGCTCGGTGAGGCGGACTCCTGGCAGCTGGGGAAGGTGCAGGCGGCACTGCCCTTCACCGTCAGCGTCGGGATGATCTTCATCGGCAGCTTCCTCGGCGGCCGGATCCAGGACGACCACGGACCGCGGCTGGTCGCCCTCGCCGGCGGCACGATCTACGCCGGCGGGATCCTGCTCGCCTCCCTGGCCAACACCTCCGACGACTACTGGCTGCTCATCGTCGGCTACGGCGTGGTCAGCGGGTTCGGCCTCGGCTTCGCCTACATCGTGCCGATCGCCATGCTGCAGAAGTGGTTCCCCGACAAGAAGGGCCTCATCACCGGCCTCGCCGTCGGCGGGTTCGGCTTCGGCGCGGTGATCACCGCGCCCGTCGCGCAGTGGCTCATCGACCGCGACCCGCAGGACCCGACCAGCGCGTTCCTGCCACTGGGGCTGGCCTACCTCGTGATGGCGCTGGCCGGGGCGTCGGTCTTCCGCAACCCGCCCGAGGGCTACACCGTCCCGGGCCACGAGCCACCGGCCGCGACCGCGACCGGCGACGGCAGTGGGGACTACAGCACCAGCGAGGCGCTGCGCACGCCCCAGTGGTACCTCCTGACCGCCATCCTCACCCTCAGCGTCAGCGCCGGCATCTCGCTGATCTCGCAGGCCAAGGCCAGCGCCACGGACATCGCGGGCTTCAGCGTGACGGGCGCGGCCGCGGTGGTCGGCGTGCTCGCGATCTTCAACGGCGCCGGCCGCATCGTGTGGGCCGGCATCTCCGACCGGATCGGCCGGATGCGCACCTTCGCCGCGATCCTCGTCCTGCAGGGTGTGTGCCTCATCGCGCTGCCGCACGCCGGGAGCGCGCTGCTGTTCACCGTCCTGGCCGCGATCATCTACCTCTGCTACGGCGGCGCCTTCGGCACGATGCCCGCGACCGCGGGCGACTACTTCGGCCTCCGTGACGCCGGCGCCATCTACGGGCTGATGCTCATCGGGTGGAGCCTCGGCGGCATCCTCGGACCGGTCGTCGCGTCCGCCCTGATCGGCGAGGACAAGGCCTACACGGTGGCCTACACGACGGTGGGCGTCATCGCGCTGGCGTCGGTGGCGCTCACCTTCGTGACCAAGGTGCCCGCCGGACGCCGGGTGGGCGACGCGGGCCACGCGTAGGGCCCCGGCACACCGCTGGGGCCCGGCACGACGGGCTAGGCAGCGCGCCTGGCGTGCGCCGCCTCGACGGCCTCGCGGAAGGCGCGCACGACGTAGGCCGGCACCGGCATGCCCTGCCCGCGTGCCCACAGCAGCTCGCGCTCGACCCGGGCGATCGACTCGGTGAAGGCGTCGACGTCGCGGTCGATCCCGAGGGTGATCATCACCTCGCCGAAGTCGGCGCGCTGGGCGTCGTCGTTGACCCCGACCGGGCCGTAGCTCAGCGCGCGCAGGCGCCGCACCAGCCAGCGCTGCCACCCGGCCAGCTCGGTGGCCAGGCCCTGCGCGGACATCTTGTAGAACGCGTAGTGGCCGGGCTCCTGGCGCCGGATCGGCGCGATGACGGTGTCGGCGACCG
This genomic stretch from Nocardioides renjunii harbors:
- the nrfD gene encoding NrfD/PsrC family molybdoenzyme membrane anchor subunit; protein product: MTRPTSEPTVEVTHGGSPGRERDHRRGKRRGRGGGAEQSMVPDADFTSYYGRPIVKAAPWEHDIAYYLFTGGVAAGSSLLAAGADLTGRPGLRRVARLGSLGGLLASIGFLVHDLGRPSRFLNMLRVAKLTSPMSVGTWILSIHGPFAALASAAELAGMLPSRWQGGPVRLLLAAGRPAGLAGALTAPPVAAYTAVLLADTATPAWHAAHEDLPFVFCGSAAAASGGLGLLGSPLAEAGPARAFAVGGALVELAAERRMERAMGLSAETLHHGVAGRWVRASITLTVAGAVGAVAGRRSRALSAVSGAALMAGSLCTRMGVFEAGIASARDPKYTVVPQRERLERGEPVRHHE
- a CDS encoding L-lactate MFS transporter; translation: MAHTHTAGTGVSEPSARTGNRWLLVAGALLLQLAIGGVYAWSVIGGALGEADSWQLGKVQAALPFTVSVGMIFIGSFLGGRIQDDHGPRLVALAGGTIYAGGILLASLANTSDDYWLLIVGYGVVSGFGLGFAYIVPIAMLQKWFPDKKGLITGLAVGGFGFGAVITAPVAQWLIDRDPQDPTSAFLPLGLAYLVMALAGASVFRNPPEGYTVPGHEPPAATATGDGSGDYSTSEALRTPQWYLLTAILTLSVSAGISLISQAKASATDIAGFSVTGAAAVVGVLAIFNGAGRIVWAGISDRIGRMRTFAAILVLQGVCLIALPHAGSALLFTVLAAIIYLCYGGAFGTMPATAGDYFGLRDAGAIYGLMLIGWSLGGILGPVVASALIGEDKAYTVAYTTVGVIALASVALTFVTKVPAGRRVGDAGHA